Proteins from a single region of Felis catus isolate Fca126 chromosome B4, F.catus_Fca126_mat1.0, whole genome shotgun sequence:
- the SP1 gene encoding transcription factor Sp1, translating to MSDQDHSMDEMTAVVKIEKGVGGNNGGNGNGGGAFSQARSSSTGSSSSGGGGGQESQPSPLALLAATCSRIESPNENSNNSQGPSQSGGTGELDLTATQLSQGANGWQIISSSSGATPTSKEQSGSSTNGSNGSESSKNRTVSGGQYVVAATSNLQNQQVLTGLPGVMPNIQYQVIPQFQTVDGQQLQFAATGAQVQQDGSGQIQIIPGANQQIITNRGSGGNIIAAMPNLLQQAVPLQGLANNVLSGQTQYVTNVPVALNGNITLLPVNSVSAATLTPSSQAVTISSSGSQESGSQPATSGTAISSASLVSSQASSSSFFTNANSYSTTTTTSNMGIMNFTTSGSAGTNSQGQTPQRVSGLQGSDALNIQQNQTSGGSLQASQQKEGEQNQQTQQQQQILIQPQLVQGGQALQALQAAPLSGQTFTTQAISQETLQNLQLQAVPNSGPIIIRTPTVGPNGQVSWQTLQLQNLQVQNPQAQTITLAPMQGVSLGQTSSSNTTLTPIASAASIPTGTVTVNAAQLSSMPGLQTINLSALGASGIQVHQLPSLPLAIANAPGDHGAQLGLHGAGGDGIHDDTAGGEEGENSPDPQPQAGRRTRREACTCPYCKDSEGRGSGDPGKKKQHICHIQGCGKVYGKTSHLRAHLRWHTGERPFMCTWSYCGKRFTRSDELQRHKRTHTGEKKFACPECPKRFMRSDHLSKHIKTHQNKKGGPGVSLSVGTLPLDSGAGSEGSGTATPSALITTNMVAMEAICPEGIARLANSGINVMQVADLQSINISGNGF from the exons ATGAGCG ACCAAGATCACTCCATGGATGAAATGACAGCTGTGGTGAAGATTGAAAAAGGAGTTGGTGGAAATAATGGGGGCAATGGTAATGGTGGTGGTGCCTTTTCTCAGGCTCGAAGCAGCAGCACAGGCAGTAGCagcagtggaggaggaggagggcag GAATCCCAGCCATCCCCTTTGGCTCTGCTGGCAGCAACTTGCAGCAGAATTGAGTCACCCAATGAAAACAGCAACAACTCCCAGGGCCCAAGCCAGTCAGGGGGCACAGGTGAGCTTGACCTCACAGCCACACAACTCTCACAGGGTGCCAATGGCTGGCAGatcatctcttcctcctctggggctACCCCTACCTCAAAGGAACAGAGTGGCAGCAGTACCAATGGCAGCAATGGCAGTGAGTCTTCCAAGAATCGCACAGTCTCTGGTGGGCAGTATGTTGTGGCTGCCACGTCCAACTTACAGAACCAGCAAGTCCTGACAGGATTACCTGGAGTGATGCCTAATATTCAGTATCAAGTAATCCCACAGTTCCAGACCGTTGATGGGCAACAGCTGCAATTCGCTGCCACTGGGGCCCAAGTGCAGCAGGATGGTTCTGGTCAAATACAGATCATACCAGGTGCAAACCAACAGATCATCACAAATCGAGGAAGTGGAGGCAACATCATTGCTGCTATGCCAAATCTACTCCAGCAGGCTGTCCCCCTTCAAGGCCTGGCTAATAATGTACTCTCAGGACAGACTCAGTATGTGACCAATGTACCAGTGGCCCTAAATGGGAATATCACCTTGCTACCTGTCAACAGCGTTTCTGCAGCTACCTTGACTCCTAGCTCTCAGGCAGTCACTATCAGCAGCTCTGGGTCCCAAGAGAGTGGTTCACAGCCCGCCACCTCAGGGACTGCCATCAGTTCTGCCAGTTTGGTATCATCACAAGCCAGTTCCAGCTCCTTTTTCACCAATGCCAATAGCTACTCAACAACTACTACCACCAGCAACATGGGAATTATGAACTTTACCACCAGCGGATCAGCAGGGACCAACTCTCAAGGGCAGACACCCCAGAGGGTCAGTGGGCTACAGGGGTCTGATGCTCTAAACATCCAACAGAACCAGACATCTGGAGGCTCTCTGCAAGCAAGTCAACAAAAAGAGGGAGAGCAGAACCAGCAGACACAGCAACAGCAGCAAATTCTTATCCAGCCTCAGCTTGTTCAAGGGGGACAGGCTCTCCAGGCCCTCCAAGCAGCACCATTGTCAGGGCAGACCTTTACAACTCAAGCTATCTCCCAGGAAACCCTCCAGAATCTCCAGCTTCAGGCTGTTCCAAACTCTGGCCCCATCATCATCCGGACACCAACAGTGGGGCCCAATGGACAGGTCAGTTGGCAGACTCTTCAGCTGCAGAATCTTCAAGTTCAGAACCCACAGGCCCAGACAATCACCTTGGCCCCAATGCAGGGCGTTTCCTTGGGGCAGACGAGCAGCAGCAATACCACCCTTACACCCATTGCCTCAGCTGCCTCCATCCCTACCGGCACAGTCACTGTGAATGCTGCTCAGCTCTCCTCCATGCCTGGCCTCCAGACCATTAACCTCAGTGCATTGGGTGCTTCAGGAATCCAGGTGCACCAGCTTCCAAGCCTGCCCTTGGCTATAGCAAATGCCCCAG GTGATCATGGAGCTCAGCTTGGCCTCCACGGAGCTGGTGGTGATGGAATACATGATGACACAGCAggtggagaagaaggagaaaacagcCCAGATCCGCAACCCCAGGCTGGTCGGAGGACCCGGCGTGAAGCATGCACCTGCCCCTATTGTAAAGATAGTGAAGGAAG GGGCTCTGGGGATCCTGGCAAAAAGAAACAGCACATTTGCCACATCCAAGGCTGTGGGAAAGTATATGGCAAGACCTCACACCTACGGGCACACTTGCGCTGGCATACAGGCGAGAGGCCATTCATGTGTACTTGGTCATACTGTGGGAAGCGCTTTACACGTTCAGATGAGCTACAGAGacacaaacgcacacacacag GTGAGAAGAAATTTGCCTGCCCTGAGTGTCCCAAGCGCTTCATGAGGAGTGACCACCTGTCAAAGCATATCAAGACCCACCAGAATAAGAAAGGAGGCCCAGGTGTATCCCTGAGTGTGGGCACTTTGCCCCTGGACAGTGGGGCAGGTTCAGAAGGCAGTGGCACTGCCACCCCTTCAGCCCTTATTACCACCAATATGGTAGCCATGGAGGCCATCTGTCCAGAGGGTATTGCCCGTCTTGCCAACAGTGGCATCAACGTCATGCAGGTGGCGGATCTGCAGTCCATTAATATCAGTGGCAATGGCTTCTGA